The Hydractinia symbiolongicarpus strain clone_291-10 chromosome 2, HSymV2.1, whole genome shotgun sequence genomic sequence TTGTACCTGTCTGCTTGTAACAGGCAAAGACACGATGGTAATCTGCGGGATGTAATTgtgtacaaaataaataaaaaagtacggGTTGAGAAAAAGATTGTGATCAgccatgtatatatataaagtaaGTCCTAGActgaatttacaaaaaaagtgcaGAGTCGGAATGTAGAATTTAAGTGTACTTTCTTCTACAATATTCTCTACATGCACTTTCtctcatttttttaacatatgtcTATAGGCTGACACCAAAGGTTGTATGACTGCAGAAAAGCTTTAATATTTTACTCCTAATATTGAGGCCAAATATGTGGACAAAACCTTGGACCAAAATTGGCCATTAGACTTTCTGTGGAAGAAAAAATGGTTTCCTTAAAATGCAACCAAAAACCTTATTCtgagtttatttaattttaaaaaaattccaaagggcctgataaacaactttttattcttcacaacaacaaaaaaattatttttgaggcTGTTAtccctttaaataaaaaaacagaggTCAATACCTAGTATAAAATTACTGAAGCCATTTTTCCTGAGACAAGTTGATGACGTTATTATTGACATTATTGACAAGTTTTATCTCCTTGTTGGACCTACCTGGTACAGGCGAGATTTTCTTGGGTCTGTCCATGCGTCCATAACAAGTTTTTTTAGAGTTGAATCATCAGgttttctgattttttgcacAATGACAGAAACAATTGAAATTATGATTTATACACAAAAATGAGCCAAAACAGTTTAAAATACGGTTTTCACGACAGGATTGGATCTCAAGATTCAATCATcagttttttctgattttttgcagAATGACAGAAACAATTGACCCTCTAATGTGACGAAgtcattttttgaaatttttttttccaccaCAATAATGACGGAGTCACAACAAGTTATAAATACAGgtttttaaattctaaatttCTAATCattaaattattagtttttgttgttgaaagaGTATCGTCTTATAATTTATTTTGGCCAATAACTATCTAATAAATGCAATAGCAAAATAAACAtctgtgaaaatattttcaaaattcaattccaTTTTCCCTGTAAACTTAAAGCTCCCAATGTTTGCAGTGGATTCAATGCTTGTTGTAAATGACATCCTTTCTTGTTTATGTGTGTACATGTAAAggttataaaaaatacaaaatgtttATAAATGTCAAGTTATGACAAATAAATTCatatgattttatattttagcaccAGCTGTTTTGCCAAGACATCCTGAAATGCCATCAGCGTTATCTTCACATGATGACCCTCCGCCATCTTATCAAAAAACCTTGCACATACTTCCTCCTCCAACATATGAAGAAGCAATTGTAAGACTTATTTAAGCCTGTAGCACGTTAATCAGGTCAAAATATCTGCAAAACATGGTGTTTATAAGAAGTGAAACGTAAGGACTAAGTGAAACGTAAGGACTATTTGAAACGTAAGGACTATTTGAAACGTAAGGACTATTTGAAACGTAAGGACTATTTGAAACGTAAGGACTAGGTGAAACGTAAGGACTAGTCTGGTTGTGCGGAAATGgacatttttgtaataaagcatGATGCTCAttatcaaaatagaaaaaaagttaaGCATCACTTTTTGGCATGCCTGTCTATATAAGGCATTAAACCTTAAGGCTTTAAAAAAACAGACCCCTTAGTTAAATGCCTTGTAAATGTAAATGTTAAATTTCATGCAAATTTAAGGCATAAAAAATTTAAGTTGTCGAAACGTCCCTTGAAATAAACGGCATTTTTGTATTTTGAATTCTAaagatattttgtaaaaaacacaaaatgcatAACGATTTCTAGAAACAAGTATATTgttgacttttttaaaattacaaatcTAGTTAACCATTTAAAACGGAGCTTAAGAAACCATAtacttatgaaaaaaatattcagataataatagaaaaaagaaGGTGGACAAGCGCTGCCTGAGGTTAATTAAACTTGATTTCCAAGCATAAAAGAAAACACCATTTTtctactttatttgtataaaaaatataagttaaagCGGAAATGATGTTTGTTTGTGTGTTCCAGGAAATGTGTTTAATTATCAAggcaaataaatagaaaaatgtatTAATCTAGAAAATGTATCAAACGTTGCAAAtaatacttaatttttttagtattaATAATATTATCTAGCAAACTGTTTATGAAAAATACAtgcatttttatataaaatattttttagattttggttttttttaaaaaaaaatgccgaCTTTTCTTACCATATTATTTTTGCTGACATAAATGCCTTTTTTAATACTCCGCTGCAACACTCACGTCAGCTATTGGCCAGAAGTGCCTACATTCATCTCACCTGCTATACCTATAAATATTAGAAGAGCAAAAATGCAAACGTTTAAAAGGGATATTATCTTTGAAACATGTGCAAACAACGAGAGGatagtcaatttttatttttaataacgaCCCCATCGACAGTTTTAATTAATTATTGAAgcaaaattagtttttaaacttggtaacattttattgtattttcttTTGCCATTAGACTAAGCATTTTTATTAACATTGCACTTCAAATAAATATCTCAATGTCTCATCTTCCCTTACTTCTGTTCTTTCTTGGCTTAATGTTTGTTATgtcagggtatattaatgaacttctttcaatctgatctagactaaatttttaatttatctgcATCAAGTTTGTCCTTATTACTTCCTGCAAAGTCTTTCTCAGTCTTTGCTCAGTCTGGAGCTTTGATTACTCTAACATTCATTGTTCAGACTGACGGAGTAGCTGTTCAGCCAACATATCTACCATACCCATTGACCAATAATCAGCAAACTGTGAACTATTCCGAGACCGTACCGCCAATAAACTATCCTGAAACAGGTGCAAATGGTGGATATAATAATGTTGGTAAGTAAACTGATATCTTTGAAATTTGACAATTATCTTTTGAAGTTTATCTTTCACTTGTTTCATCTTAGGTTACAATAACTGTTCGTAGTTGTTCCACATGTTCATGATGATGGTGATAGGTCTGGCTTCTTACACATGGTGCTACTAAGGACGAATGTCATAgtcctatttttttattttcattgcaccgtcaaaacgttttttaaaagccTCAGTCTTAATGATggtcaattttttatattgttattcactgtttgtttaaaaaagcacTGTCTGAAAATTAAAGCAGAAAAAATGTGTTCTAGTATTTATTATACAATAGGTTATTGTAGgaactgtttttaatgtttttgaataGATTATGTTTATTTTGCTGAAAAAATCTAGAAATATAAATAACGTTTTGTGAATACTGTTCCTGGCAGCAGCATGAGGAGTATAACTGCGCTGAGAATTTCCTATAGTCGATCATGTTAAGATATATACAAAATCTAGTTTTTGCGTGATTAAACTAACCCccttaaaatttttgtattgtTCATGGGCATTTAAGGAAACTAAGACCTAAAAAAGACAAGATCCAAATAAAACCCAAAGAGAAGATTGCTGTTGAATCCAGTTGGGTTTTGGTTAGCTCATATGCTGTATTTATGTGTTATCCATTTTATATGCACTATTATTACAAAAAAGCGTTTGTAAgtgtatttatttgtattaaattattttgtattgGTAGTATTTATCTGATTAGACTGTCTTTAAAATAAGTTTTGTTTGCCGTAACCCATTTAACCCGAAGGATAATTTTCTGGGCCTAAAAATTATACATCATTAAAATGGGGAAATTCTGACTCCCAAGTTATGAATCCCATGGGCAGAATCGGGCAATAATCTAGGTTTTTTAAGCAGAACACATTATTTTCTAATAATAGCATCCAATACGAATCGATGTTGGCATAGTATACTTTGCTGATTTTATTATGATAATAGCATCACATAAGGGTACTGAAAACAGGTTACTTTTATTGACCCCGCCCTTTTTATgcttggaaaattttatttttttgtttctaagaTGACCAAAAAGTTTTTGGTCAACCGACTGAccttaattcttttttataactCAGCAAACCAAAAATTACTTAATGACAGCCTAATgtataataatttaatattttaatgtttttaatacTGTGAATTTGGCTTTAAAATATTGTAATTACAGACATTACCGTGaatctttttattgttttgtattgttgatatttttaaaaataaatatatatgtttatGGTTAAACCTAAGAATAAAGTAAGAAATaataatcagaaaaaatattgacaaattgCAGGATTTAAACTGACATTATGATACAAACAGTAAGAAAAAGATTCACCAACTCGTTGTAAAATATTTGTGGTAGCAACTTCTATTTGGTTTGTATATAATAGAAtcattttaaatagttttttattAACCTTCACAACTATGTACacataaatataacaaaaaacaacaaaaagtatCTACACAGCTAATTGGCTTGCCATTAGGCAAGAAATTGTTAAAATTATCACCAAATTTTATAATTCCTTGTAATAATACTCCTGAAACTAGTAccaaaacattttgtaaaatattaatTTGGATAACCTGACAAGTAAATGTTTTGTAAGGATAATTTGTAGTATAAAATAGGAACAGTTGCCATCTTatgcatctatataataatacgccaattgcgtgtctctgtgacaggcaaagtggatgtgttcattttcctttgatgttgccgaaaaatgcatgcctAATAtgttctgacgttacggcgcgacgtcaataatactaTATATGatacgatcctatacattattttgatcagcgtttcaacttcTACACATAGACAACGAATAAAGTTAATTTCGCCAGTTTTCTGTATCTCACTGCCGACGtcagaaaaaatctaaaacaacctatttttccattgacCTTTTGCCGAAATGGGTTTTTCAAGGGCTACAATTATGAAATTGTAGCCCTTGAAAATCATCAAACAATGTGACATCGATTgtgcttttttttattatattattcaaAAGAATGCGTAACTGTTATCAATCTTGCACatttaaaatgactttttaatgcGAGGTGATGGaattatttgaaataaaaaacagagtTGTGCAAAAAATAAACGCCCGAACAGTTTTGCATTATAATGAAGCAAGGCTGACAAAGAAAAAATTGATGTTTGATTCAAACTCTGGTACCTATTGTATCTCATTCAACACTTTATTAATGTTCTAATGTTCTATGTAGGATAATAActatattaataatttaaaatacaatTCAAACAATGGTTGTGACGTCATTATCGCTGCAGGTGTTGCTTGTCATCACTGTGTTGGCAAAAGATCAGGAAACCGTTGATTATCTTGGTTTAAAAAGTATCTTATCATACAACTATCCAAGCCATGGTGTTGGAATGAAACATGCAGAAGTGTACATCGTGAAAAACATGTTTCATGGTTTCCGTATTGTAAAAGGtaggaaaagttttttttgtatgtGTTGTCAATGCTTTTGATGTTGATATGCCCTTTGTGTTGGTTAATAACAAAACGATACAaatgaaacttttaaaatgatttgttgTCAATTTCATTGAAAGGACACAAATAATAACACAGTTAATTACATGTGACTTTACTCGTAACTTAATTTATAACAAACCACCCTTCACGGTAAATTTAAATTAGCATACAATAATATTACAAgcaaatgaaatcactttatttTTTAACGTGATTTGTTCCAATTAAAATcgtaaacaaaagattataaaaaaagcagaaaacaaGTTATACAGAGCATAGTTTTTAGGACTTGTTTATAGGCGCTTCTAAAGAAGATTGTAGAAAATAATGTCCACAGATGGACAGATACAGTTTTCgtatttaaataataaattttttcttgtagcaatcaatttttttcagaagaatgattttacattttaaaataactaaCACTTCTTGAGTAAAATAACCAAATGAGATATAGTTGAATCACGCTATTTAGAAGATGTGATAGAAGTTATCGTGTAAATCTGGgatattttaatcttaataaaatGACTTACTAGGTACGAAAAGGTACCAAGAAAGGGAAAatattaaactttgaaaaatagtAAGGTTAATTATAATTCATCAACAAATATTACTGTTTCTTTTCCCCTTcaaattctttattatttattactgTCTGATTTCTTCAGTTCTGACGTGTTACTGCTGCTCTACCGATACCGTAGTATAATAATGATTTAATTTCAGGTTTGAACAACCAGCCTGGTGCAATCTCCTTCAAATCTCTCAACCATTCTAACCATTATCTTTGCAACAAATCATCTTTTATGttcattgaaaaaaacaaccaaatgcagaattttcaaaattgttcCTCTTACTTCATCCGAATAGATAGATTTTACCATAAGTCTGTGGCATTTGAGTCTAGCAGTTATCCTGAATATTTTATTCGTCATGACAACTACAGAGTTAAATTGGAACGTAGTGATGGAACCACGAAATTCAAGCAAGATGCTAGTTATAAAATTCAACCAATCATAACATTCATTGCAGGAAGTGATGGTTAGTGTTGAATGTGTTGTAGTTAAGGAGTTACTTTtgataaattatcttttaaagaTCTGAAGCATGTTTCCATTTAACTGCATTTACCACTGCATCGCAAAAAGCtcataatttttctttgttggCGCGTGTGCACTTCGGGAAGTAAAGAGATTTTGTTTAGGTGTACAAATgctagcaaaaaaaattattaactttTTGCGCTCTAGCTGAGCATGCCGTCAAATGGAAGTGAACCTTAAAAACCTGGAAACAAACCACAGAACAGTCAGGAAATAGCCAGGATTTATCATTAGGATTAAATAGATCTAACAGGTTTTTTTGTTACACTGATCATGGTGTACAATATAATAAGAAAAGTCTAATTTGTTATCTGGTTTTTTATTATTCTCACTATCTCTATCTAGGTGATAAAAAAACCTACTCAAGGACTTGGTTGGCTGCACCTATTGTTTTTCCCATGTTTCTCATACTGTTTTTACTTGGAAGACGAAACCAAGGAAGTGATTGTTTTAGCAGATTTTGCCACAAGTGTAACCGGAGAGAGAGCAACAAAGAAACAGCTGAAAATTATGAGGAATATGAGGTCACAGCATCGCCTGAACAAGGTAAATAAATGtagttaaatatattttttgcttaCGAGAGCGTATTTGTTCAGAAGCTTAATCAAGGAAGAGCGTGTGCGAAGAAACTGAATGACCAAGTAGTAGTAGGAAATAATTGGAATTAAATAATTTCTAATCAACAAagttatctcttataataatacgtagAGTGTGCCCGTCTGTCTATGACAGGCAAAGTCGActgtattttttacaattttctttaacagcATCTAAAATACATCCCCTATAAAATGCTCATAAacgttttgtttacaattttaacTGGCTAGTGCAActcatataataaataaatttcattaaCTGGGACTTTTATTGCATGCTTATTTAAATTTACCGTGACGGgtgctttgttataaattatttttaaccgtctggatttttTAAGCGGGCAATACAGGTgtttaggcattctgattggcttggCGCTTTTGACGACGGgccgatattttgcggtattgcccgtcgtcaagagaaatggtagcttaaaatgtaaacaagcacaaaaaacaagttttaagaagcattgaaaatgattatttatctaactcctacaatacatttattgataaaaaacatttttatagaatagaaacaaaacaatgtcaagtttaacagttaaaacAGCCAGATTCAGCAACTTTCCGTGTAGATGCTTCTTCAACATAGCTAGTTAAATAGctacattgtccataaaaaacgatgctgatatccagttttatcaaaaatactaaatacagggCGACGAAATCATAACAAATACGTCTCCTCTCAATTTCAGATTCGTTCCTTTGGTTTTGTGGTTACCGAGTGAATATAAAGCTCGTTGAAGCCCATGTTTTTCTTGGCCACCTatctagttaaaaaaattacttcaatattcgTTGTAACTATATTTTAGCTCCACATTCAACTTTACACATTATTCTGTACGTGTCGAAGatcgttttgtttacaaagttttattcttTAAGGACTTCCTTAGTTATTGCACCGATCTTGCAAGCTCGGTCGGCACTTAGACctcgggcgatattttgcggtacatcccggggtaatcggttattattgtattagtgTATGGTTACTGGTCATCAAGGTTTCCACTCGAGCGTAAAAAGCTCGGGAGCATTTTTCTCTTGAGTTTAAACTTAATGGAAATCAATTTCCCGCCTGAGAGAAAAGATGTTTAGAATAAAATGGCTGCCGTAAACAGAAAAAACCTTTGGctacgaaatttaaaaaaaaataacaacactcTTTTTATGGCAGCGAATTAAAAGAAGATGTAACAACAACTAAGATGAGAAAACGTTTTCATGAAAAAGGGGAAAGTTATTATTAATTGTTAGTTTATTAATTTAACTTTCAATGACCCTCCAACAAGCAGTTGATTTTTGTGGTTATTAGGAAGGATTGAAAAGAATTTATGAATCCATAACTTTTATTCACAAATTCAATGCTAACAGGTCTCTCTGCTGTACTTAACACCATTAGGGTTAACCCTAACACTTTTCTGAaaggtgtttttattttgtgaataaaGAAGTGCAGAag encodes the following:
- the LOC130630534 gene encoding uncharacterized protein LOC130630534 isoform X2, coding for MVVTSLSLQVLLVITVLAKDQETVDYLGLKSILSYNYPSHGVGMKHAEVYIVKNMFHGFRIVKGLNNQPGAISFKSLNHSNHYLCNKSSFMFIEKNNQMQNFQNCSSYFIRIDRFYHKSVAFESSSYPEYFIRHDNYRVKLERSDGTTKFKQDASYKIQPIITFIAGSDGDKKTYSRTWLAAPIVFPMFLILFLLGRRNQGSDCFSRFCHKCNRRESNKETAENYEEYEVTASPEQGKAKFSSLSSEPPPLYQMATSYVNETVTDDAPVAYVLLDRNRAIYALSDTNKDDHTPTHLLANMSNSKIDYPILNTCEAVGETVTMSNSEDASSTKDLQSTA
- the LOC130630534 gene encoding uncharacterized protein LOC130630534 isoform X1; this encodes MVVTSLSLQVLLVITVLAKDQETVDYLGLKSILSYNYPSHGVGMKHAEVYIVKNMFHGFRIVKGLNNQPGAISFKSLNHSNHYLCNKSSFMFIEKNNQMQNFQNCSSYFIRIDRFYHKSVAFESSSYPEYFIRHDNYRVKLERSDGTTKFKQDASYKIQPIITFIAGSDGDKKTYSRTWLAAPIVFPMFLILFLLGRRNQGSDCFSRFCHKCNRRESNKETAENYEEYEVTASPEQGKAKFSSLSSEPPPLYQMATSYVNETVTDDAPVAYVLLDRNRAIYALSDTNKDDHTPTHLLANMSNSKIDYPILNTCEAVGETVTMSNSEDASSTKGKQETVQ